The candidate division KSB1 bacterium genome window below encodes:
- the ftsH gene encoding ATP-dependent zinc metalloprotease FtsH: protein MAVLLLAIWITLSWERQEPEEKQVTFSQFIELLEGQKLQKVVIRSDEIQGQLRAPMQLAVDEARQYTNIKVFLPRELSFETVSAWNSKYNIEVDVRPKTVEWWNYFLNLLPWVLVAFFWLFLLRRMQGAGTKSIFTFGRSRARLASNNRPKVTFDDVAGADEAKQELREIIEFLRDPEKFQRLGGKIPKGALLLGPPGTGKTLLAKAVAGEAGVPFFSMSGADFVEMFVGVGASRVRDLFEQGQRNAPCIIFIDEIDAVGRHRGAGLGGGHDEREQTLNQLLVEMDGFDSNEGVILIAATNRPDVLDQALLRPGRFDRQIVVDRPDVRGREGILKVHTKKIALADNVDLSVLAKGTPGFSGADLANLVNEAALLAARKNKNLVDMRDLEEAKDRVLMGAERRSLLISEKEKRITAYHEAGHVLVAKYTPGSDPIHKVTIIPRGRALGLTTSLPMDEKHNYSKSYCEALLVHLMGGREAERIIFKETTTGAGNDIERATELARRMVCDWGMSDVMGPLAFGKKQEEIFLGREIAQHRDYSELTAQKIDEEVRRIVIEASQKAHKILSDNVHQLHALATALLEKELLDGAEIDAVLNSAKSPLENADEAGNGRPTAGSESTQTQPATKV from the coding sequence CTGGCGGTTTTGCTGCTGGCAATCTGGATTACCCTCAGTTGGGAGCGGCAGGAGCCGGAGGAAAAGCAGGTCACTTTCAGCCAGTTTATCGAGCTGCTGGAGGGGCAGAAGCTGCAAAAGGTGGTGATCCGCAGCGATGAGATTCAGGGGCAGTTGCGCGCCCCCATGCAACTGGCGGTTGATGAGGCCCGGCAATACACCAACATCAAAGTTTTTCTGCCGCGCGAGCTCTCCTTCGAGACCGTGAGCGCCTGGAATTCGAAATACAACATTGAAGTCGACGTGCGGCCCAAGACCGTGGAGTGGTGGAATTACTTCCTGAATCTGCTGCCCTGGGTGCTGGTCGCCTTTTTCTGGCTTTTCCTGCTGCGCCGCATGCAGGGCGCCGGCACCAAGAGCATCTTCACCTTTGGCCGCTCGCGGGCGCGGCTGGCCAGCAACAACCGGCCGAAGGTGACCTTTGACGACGTTGCCGGCGCGGATGAAGCCAAACAGGAACTGCGCGAGATCATCGAGTTCCTGCGCGATCCAGAAAAGTTTCAGCGCCTGGGCGGCAAGATCCCCAAAGGTGCGCTGCTGCTCGGCCCGCCCGGAACCGGCAAGACGCTGCTCGCCAAAGCCGTGGCCGGCGAAGCCGGGGTGCCGTTCTTCAGCATGTCGGGCGCCGATTTCGTCGAAATGTTCGTCGGGGTCGGGGCCTCGCGCGTGCGCGATTTGTTCGAGCAGGGCCAGCGCAACGCCCCCTGCATTATTTTCATCGATGAGATCGACGCGGTCGGCCGCCATCGCGGCGCCGGCCTGGGCGGCGGGCACGACGAGCGCGAGCAGACGCTCAATCAATTGCTGGTGGAAATGGACGGCTTCGATTCCAATGAAGGCGTGATCCTCATCGCCGCCACCAACCGCCCGGACGTGCTCGATCAGGCGCTGCTGCGGCCCGGGCGCTTCGACCGCCAGATCGTGGTTGACCGGCCGGATGTGCGCGGCCGCGAAGGCATTTTGAAAGTACACACCAAGAAAATTGCCCTGGCCGACAACGTGGACCTGAGCGTGCTGGCCAAGGGCACGCCGGGTTTCTCGGGTGCGGATCTGGCCAACCTGGTCAATGAAGCGGCATTGCTGGCCGCGCGCAAGAACAAAAATCTCGTCGACATGCGCGACCTGGAAGAGGCCAAAGACCGCGTGTTGATGGGCGCCGAACGCCGCAGTCTGTTGATCAGCGAAAAGGAAAAGCGCATCACCGCCTATCATGAAGCCGGGCATGTGCTGGTGGCGAAGTACACCCCCGGCTCCGATCCCATTCACAAAGTCACGATCATTCCCCGCGGCCGGGCGCTGGGCCTCACCACCTCCCTGCCGATGGACGAAAAGCACAACTACTCGAAGAGCTATTGCGAGGCGCTGCTGGTTCATCTGATGGGCGGCCGGGAAGCCGAGAGGATCATCTTCAAAGAAACCACCACCGGCGCCGGCAACGACATTGAGCGCGCCACCGAGCTGGCGCGGCGCATGGTATGCGACTGGGGCATGAGCGATGTCATGGGCCCCCTGGCGTTCGGCAAAAAGCAGGAGGAAATCTTCCTGGGCCGCGAGATCGCCCAGCATCGCGATTACAGCGAGCTGACCGCGCAAAAAATCGACGAAGAGGTGAGGCGGATCGTCATCGAAGCCTCGCAAAAGGCGCACAAAATTCTCAGTGACAATGTGCATCAACTGCACGCCCTCGCCACCGCGCTGTTGGAAAAGGAACTGCTCGACGGCGCGGAAATCGATGCGGTGCTCAACAGCGCCAAGTCGCCCCTGGAGAACGCCGACGAGGCCGGCAACGGCCGTCCCACCGCCGGGAGTGAAAGCACCCAGACGCAACCCGCCACCAAAGTCTGA
- the hpt gene encoding hypoxanthine phosphoribosyltransferase: MTEQTARFYQGHYQVLLSAQEIESKVQELGRQLSADYAGKCPVFIGVLNGSFMFMADLMKAITIDCEVDFIKISSYGEAMKSSGVVKVKKDIDCHIEGRHVIVVEDIIDSGLSVTYLDRRLREMRPASLRFVSLLVKDGGKQVDYHCDYVGFHIPTRFVVGYGLDYAQKFRNLREIYTMD, from the coding sequence GTGACTGAGCAAACCGCCCGTTTTTATCAAGGCCACTACCAGGTGTTGCTGTCCGCCCAGGAGATCGAGAGCAAAGTGCAGGAGCTCGGCCGTCAGCTGTCCGCCGATTATGCTGGCAAATGCCCGGTGTTCATCGGCGTACTCAACGGTTCTTTCATGTTCATGGCCGACTTGATGAAGGCAATCACCATCGACTGCGAGGTTGACTTCATCAAAATCTCCAGCTACGGCGAAGCCATGAAATCCTCCGGCGTTGTCAAAGTAAAAAAAGACATCGATTGCCATATCGAGGGCCGCCACGTGATCGTGGTGGAGGACATCATTGACTCGGGCCTGTCGGTTACCTATCTTGACCGCAGGCTGCGCGAGATGCGGCCGGCCTCGCTGCGGTTCGTTTCGCTGCTGGTCAAGGATGGCGGCAAGCAGGTGGATTATCATTGTGACTATGTCGGATTTCACATCCCCACACGCTTCGTCGTGGGTTACGGTTTGGACTATGCTCAGAAGTTCCGCAATCTTCGTGAAATCTACACCATGGACTGA
- a CDS encoding tetratricopeptide repeat protein translates to MLLLVLWNLHRYSNALSTRAFLVAASLVLAAGVAAQVALSWREHRRFGEVEKRLVLAPLLHSAGDTLSLTAEGLAFADMLAAQLRRTGSGALHVLPVESLFELAEIDSLRQPAYLRRLLGELGIDYLTFGFYEHVNGELQLEVQLYEPGRSQPLLQVRSSAGGNVPAALAEIKTKILTPVGVTEPDAAPAQQSVMVPAADLRYYQAYLDFLRRDYAKALPAARALAASDSLTPAFTVLAARSMLHQLARQRLSERAWLDTLRPVLSRVLAAVRRDSLRAENWLALGQCYLYARKWNEAEQALRRARACDSLDSKIYLSFAQLHVSRIRELGFQDERELCARALALNPLDAEAAIALANQLLLANRREEAIALLEKYRRLNPNHLPVLMMLGRIYLTRNELLQTLPLYQHILELDPRNADAYYNLGIAYYNQEDYDNAIRFFERALRLNDHADARLYLAYIHEKRQEIDRAIQYLRERIRLSTGEHDTFAAEAREHLYNLLLRRGELPENLLPDKIEKK, encoded by the coding sequence GTGCTGTTGCTCGTCCTGTGGAACCTTCACCGCTACAGCAATGCCCTCAGCACCAGGGCATTTCTGGTCGCTGCCTCATTGGTCCTGGCGGCCGGCGTGGCGGCGCAAGTCGCCCTGTCTTGGCGTGAACACCGCCGCTTCGGGGAAGTGGAAAAACGTCTGGTGCTGGCGCCTTTGCTGCACAGCGCGGGCGACACCCTTTCGCTGACTGCGGAAGGCCTGGCGTTCGCCGACATGCTGGCCGCACAACTGCGCCGCACTGGCAGCGGCGCCCTGCATGTCCTGCCGGTGGAATCTCTTTTTGAGCTTGCGGAAATCGATTCCCTGCGGCAACCGGCTTATCTCAGGCGTCTCCTCGGCGAGCTGGGCATCGATTACCTCACTTTCGGGTTTTATGAGCATGTGAATGGGGAGCTGCAGCTCGAAGTGCAGCTCTACGAGCCGGGCCGGTCGCAGCCTCTGCTGCAAGTGCGATCCTCCGCCGGCGGCAATGTCCCTGCGGCGCTCGCTGAAATCAAAACCAAAATACTCACGCCCGTCGGAGTCACCGAACCAGATGCCGCACCGGCACAGCAAAGTGTCATGGTGCCTGCGGCAGACTTGCGCTACTATCAAGCGTATCTCGACTTTCTGCGCCGGGATTATGCGAAAGCCCTGCCGGCTGCCCGCGCTCTCGCCGCCAGTGACAGTTTGACTCCGGCCTTTACGGTGCTGGCCGCGCGCAGCATGCTGCATCAATTGGCGCGGCAGCGGCTGTCCGAGCGCGCCTGGCTGGATACGCTTCGTCCGGTGCTGTCGCGCGTGCTGGCGGCGGTACGGCGCGACAGCCTGCGCGCCGAGAACTGGCTGGCACTGGGCCAGTGTTATCTTTATGCCAGAAAATGGAACGAGGCCGAGCAGGCACTGCGTCGCGCCCGTGCCTGTGATTCGCTGGACAGCAAGATCTATCTCAGCTTCGCCCAATTGCATGTCAGCCGCATCAGAGAATTGGGATTCCAGGACGAACGGGAGTTGTGTGCCCGGGCGCTGGCGCTCAACCCGCTGGACGCCGAAGCCGCGATTGCACTGGCCAACCAGCTTCTGCTCGCCAATCGCCGGGAGGAAGCAATTGCGCTGCTGGAGAAATATCGCCGCCTGAATCCCAATCATTTGCCGGTGCTCATGATGCTGGGCCGCATTTACCTGACACGCAATGAACTGCTGCAAACCCTGCCGCTCTACCAGCACATCCTCGAGCTGGATCCCCGCAATGCCGACGCCTACTACAACCTCGGCATCGCCTACTACAACCAGGAAGATTACGACAACGCCATTCGTTTTTTCGAGCGCGCCCTGCGCCTGAATGACCACGCCGACGCGCGGCTCTATCTCGCCTACATCCATGAAAAACGGCAGGAGATTGACCGGGCGATCCAGTATTTGCGCGAACGCATCCGGTTGAGCACGGGGGAGCACGACACGTTTGCCGCCGAAGCGCGTGAGCATCTTTACAATCTTTTGTTGCGGCGCGGCGAGCTGCCGGAAAACCTGCTGCCCGACAAAATCGAGAAAAAATGA